In the genome of Yarrowia lipolytica chromosome 1B, complete sequence, the window ACGTGAACAGTGAGCTGCTTTTCCAGGCCCGGTTTCACACGTTTGTGATTGACGACACGGAGTCGTGCTATGTGCCTCCTTGGATCCCGGTCCAGAACACTACAGGCACTCTTGTCACGATAAAGGAAGGATGCGAGGCTCCCGAGGGCTGGAACGCAGTTTCGCACATGGCGAGCACTCCCGTGGTTCTCTCTTTGTGGCTCTGTTCCCAGAGCGACAAGATGCTTTGTTTGCTTATCAACAACTCGGGATCCACTCCGTTTGGTGAAATCAAAGCCAAGCAAAACGATCTCAATCCGCTCGACTCGCTGACTAAACAGACACTAGCCATGGCGTCCAATGAAGACTGTGTCTGGCGGTGCAACGACAACTTTGCGCAGTCGTGTCTGGTGGTGCCAGGAAGAGGCAGCTATTGTCTGATGGAAAAAGTCCGAGATGAACTGTCCAAATCGAGGAACAAAAACTGGCCCAGCTATGTGGAACAGTGTAGGCTGAATTATCACAAGCTAGACTGGTACCAAATCGAAGACGAGATTTTTGAGCCACCAGAGGAATAGAATCGCCATAGAGACGTGTAAAATGTACATTACATAATGGGACGAACGAAGTAATTATATAGATGGGTGTGTGACTGCCAGGCACATAGGCAATGGTGTATGGGATCCAGTAAATATTTGACCAGATGTAGTGTAACAATTGTATGTTGGTCTCTCACGTACAGTAAGAGAGTAATGTGCAGATTGATTGTCCAAGGCTAACTAGAACATATTTCAAccaagtttttttttttttttttctgcatatacattcatttaattataactttgctgtgaaagaataacctttgaaatgaatgtacgcttacacaAGTAATATTCCGTTTAATACTGAAGTATTGTTAAGCTTATTTCAAGCCTGACAAAATATTCAAGAAACATTATTGTCAACGTCTTCGCAGAAATAAACGGTTGCTGGCCATAAATCTCTCATAATATGTCAATGGTATTTCCATGAACGGATCTAATAAGTCCCCATTTCGTATCTCCGTTCCATAGCAGCCTGTTGTGTGCCCTATTCCTCCACATTTGACGAAACTAACCCTTCAACATGATCCAATAGCCTAGCCTTTTTTAAAACCATTCCACTGTATTATTGGCTCTTTCTTAACCATATTCTTATTTTTTCCGAACCAACATCGCACACTAGGATGTCATTATATGCCATCAAAAAATttaggtcacgtgacttgtcTGTTGCAGTGTAGAGGGTTTCTTTTCCCGAAACCTTACAGCCAGCCTGTTTGGCCAAGTGGCTAAGGCGTCTCACTCGTATCACAAATGCGACATGAGAAGAGCACCAGTTCGACTCTGGTAATAGGCAAAAATTTTTTGGGTATTGGACGACACTATAGAATGCGTTCAGATTCAATTTTTTGAGATCAATTCGTCAAAAAAATACGAAATTAATTTAATTGAGCCACAGTTTTGACGTAATAAGCGAGTTTTGAACTGACAAGTACAGGATGTATGTACGCACACACACCGCGCAGAATACAGAAGAGAAgcaaatacttgtacgaaTTAAAATGTCGATTAATATGTGAATAAAATTAATTAAAGAATGGGATGAAAGTGCCTAGGCCTTCTGCTTTCGAGACTTTTTGGGGACTCGGAAGATATAGTAGAAAGCAAAAGCCATAAAGACGTTGAAGGCAGGGTAGGCAAACAGAATGCCATAGTTTCGCCATCGCTGACTGTACTTGACATCAATCTGGTCAAGGTAGCCGTTGGTGTTGGAAATGGGGCAATATCCACACATGTCGGTGGCGGATGGGTCGACCAGATAGCCCATGGGCATGTCTGTGTG includes:
- a CDS encoding uncharacterized protein (Compare to YALI0B02464g, no similarity) — translated: MSSVVRHMRQYIAPIRAVILCFCLLGLWLYVPRQSDMVANFDFSQFYIGDVNSELLFQARFHTFVIDDTESCYVPPWIPVQNTTGTLVTIKEGCEAPEGWNAVSHMASTPVVLSLWLCSQSDKMLCLLINNSGSTPFGEIKAKQNDLNPLDSLTKQTLAMASNEDCVWRCNDNFAQSCLVVPGRGSYCLMEKVRDELSKSRNKNWPSYVEQCRLNYHKLDWYQIEDEIFEPPEE